In bacterium 336/3, the following proteins share a genomic window:
- a CDS encoding 1-alkyl-2-acetylglycerophosphocholine esterase yields MKRITINTATPQPHKASIMVIYTGGTLGMSYNKQGVLAPFNFENIQKRIPELSRFDYEITVISFDEPLDSSNIEPQHWLSLAQIIEENYKQFDGFVILHGTDTMAYSASALSFLLENLAKPVIFTGAQLPIGEARNDARTNFITALEIAGTKDEKGNAIVPEVCIYFDYFLWRGNRARKVESRHFDAFSSQNYPHLAEVGIDIQYNTNVINSLPKKAFKVAKNMHSDVGLVKIFPGMSLNLLEKMLLDTSLKAIVLETYGSGNAPTDRKFLNILEKSIQKDIILLNISQCYGGMVMQGKYETSHHLAQIGVISGKDMTTEASVTKLMYLLGQDLSYKEIQSKLQISLCGEMS; encoded by the coding sequence ATGAAACGCATTACCATCAATACAGCCACTCCACAGCCACACAAAGCCTCTATTATGGTGATTTATACAGGAGGAACACTTGGTATGAGCTACAATAAACAAGGCGTATTGGCTCCCTTCAATTTTGAGAATATCCAAAAAAGAATTCCAGAATTGAGCCGTTTTGACTATGAAATTACAGTCATTTCGTTTGATGAGCCATTGGATTCATCGAATATTGAGCCTCAACATTGGCTTTCGTTGGCTCAAATTATTGAAGAAAATTACAAACAATTTGATGGTTTTGTTATTTTGCATGGAACAGATACGATGGCTTACAGTGCTTCAGCTCTTAGCTTTTTGTTGGAAAATTTAGCCAAGCCTGTTATTTTTACAGGTGCTCAATTACCAATTGGTGAAGCTCGTAATGATGCTCGAACTAATTTTATTACAGCCCTCGAAATTGCAGGAACAAAAGACGAAAAAGGTAATGCCATTGTCCCTGAAGTGTGTATTTATTTCGATTATTTTCTGTGGAGAGGCAACAGAGCAAGAAAAGTTGAGAGTAGGCATTTTGATGCTTTTAGCTCACAAAATTATCCTCATTTGGCAGAAGTAGGCATTGATATTCAATACAATACCAATGTAATCAATTCATTACCGAAAAAGGCTTTCAAAGTAGCCAAAAATATGCACAGTGATGTTGGTTTGGTAAAAATATTCCCTGGAATGTCGTTGAATCTTCTTGAAAAAATGTTGTTGGATACCTCTTTAAAAGCCATCGTTTTAGAAACGTATGGTTCTGGCAATGCTCCTACTGACAGAAAATTTTTGAATATTCTGGAAAAAAGCATTCAGAAAGATATAATTTTGCTCAACATTTCGCAGTGTTATGGAGGCATGGTGATGCAAGGAAAATACGAAACAAGTCATCATTTGGCTCAAATTGGCGTAATTAGTGGTAAAGACATGACCACAGAAGCGTCTGTAACCAAATTGATGTATTTGCTCGGGCAAGATCTCTCTTATAAAGAAATTCAAAGTAAATTACAGATTTCTTTGTGTGGAGAAATGAGTTAA
- a CDS encoding thymidine kinase, giving the protein MFVEPHIHQKEAGWIEVICGSMFSGKTEELIRRLKRANIAKQKVEIFKPAIDTRYHEEDVVSHNSTSIRSTPVHTSSEIYLYVSDCDVVGIDEAQFFDEQIVEVCTKLADAGKRVIIAGLDMDFKGSPFGVMPTLMAIAEYVTKVHAICMQCGGVANYSYRLVHSEEKVLLGETEKYEARCRSCFHKA; this is encoded by the coding sequence ATGTTTGTAGAACCTCATATTCATCAGAAAGAGGCTGGTTGGATAGAAGTCATTTGTGGCTCTATGTTTTCAGGAAAAACAGAAGAGTTAATCCGTAGGCTCAAAAGAGCCAATATTGCCAAACAAAAAGTTGAAATTTTTAAACCTGCCATTGATACTCGTTACCACGAAGAAGATGTTGTTTCGCATAATTCTACTTCTATTCGTTCTACGCCAGTACATACATCCTCAGAAATTTATTTGTATGTAAGCGATTGTGATGTAGTAGGTATTGATGAAGCTCAGTTTTTTGATGAACAAATTGTAGAGGTTTGTACAAAACTTGCTGATGCAGGGAAAAGAGTGATTATAGCAGGTTTAGATATGGATTTTAAGGGAAGTCCTTTTGGAGTGATGCCCACACTTATGGCTATTGCCGAATATGTAACCAAAGTACATGCTATTTGTATGCAATGTGGTGGGGTTGCCAATTATTCATATCGTCTGGTGCATTCTGAGGAAAAAGTACTTTTAGGAGAAACAGAAAAATACGAAGCTCGTTGTAGAAGTTGTTTTCATAAAGCATAA
- a CDS encoding alpha/beta hydrolase — MAKKGTPVAKKNPNERHLSVALQGGGSHGAFTWGVLDRLLEEEDLCLDGFCGTSAGAMNATVLAYGLMLGGKEKARELLRTFWEKISHSSRNSVLQPTWLDKMTSKGNMDYSPGFLYFEFLAMFASPQQFNPTDINPLRDVLLEIVDFEKLKSCKQTKLFVCATNVRTGRAKVFDLKNISVDAVMASGCLPYIFKTVTIDGEDYWDGGYMGNPPMFPLIDDTSCNDILIVQINPINIEESPTEANSIKDRVNEISFNTPLMLEMRKIAFIDKLLDMGINPEGKFRKIYMHMINPERDIADFNVSSKLNATWEFIDHLFQLGREYADKWLNENYDDIGQRSTCDIKETFL, encoded by the coding sequence ATGGCAAAAAAAGGAACACCTGTCGCAAAAAAAAATCCAAATGAAAGGCACTTGTCTGTGGCTTTACAAGGTGGAGGTTCTCATGGAGCTTTTACTTGGGGAGTTTTAGATAGACTCTTAGAAGAGGAAGACCTTTGTTTAGATGGTTTTTGTGGAACAAGTGCTGGGGCAATGAATGCTACGGTACTTGCTTATGGTTTGATGTTGGGAGGTAAAGAGAAAGCTAGAGAGCTTTTAAGAACTTTTTGGGAAAAAATATCTCATTCATCTCGAAATTCTGTTTTACAACCTACTTGGCTCGATAAAATGACAAGTAAAGGTAATATGGATTACTCACCAGGGTTTCTGTATTTTGAGTTTCTTGCTATGTTTGCTTCACCACAACAATTCAATCCCACAGACATCAATCCTTTGAGAGATGTTTTGTTGGAAATTGTAGATTTTGAAAAATTAAAATCTTGTAAGCAAACTAAATTATTTGTATGTGCTACCAATGTTCGTACAGGCAGAGCCAAAGTATTTGATTTGAAAAATATTTCTGTTGATGCTGTGATGGCTTCGGGGTGTTTACCTTATATTTTCAAAACAGTAACCATAGATGGTGAAGACTACTGGGATGGAGGTTATATGGGAAATCCACCTATGTTTCCGCTTATTGATGATACCAGTTGCAACGATATTTTAATAGTCCAGATAAATCCTATCAATATAGAGGAAAGCCCTACAGAAGCCAATTCTATCAAAGACCGTGTCAATGAAATTAGTTTCAATACACCTTTGATGCTTGAAATGCGTAAAATCGCATTCATAGATAAACTTTTGGATATGGGAATCAATCCTGAGGGGAAATTCAGAAAAATATATATGCACATGATTAACCCAGAACGTGACATAGCGGACTTTAATGTTTCAAGTAAGCTGAATGCAACTTGGGAATTTATTGACCACTTGTTCCAATTAGGTAGAGAATATGCTGATAAATGGCTCAATGAAAATTATGATGATATTGGACAACGTTCTACTTGTGATATTAAAGAAACTTTTTTATAA
- a CDS encoding DNA topoisomerase I yields MLKNLVIVESPAKAKTIEKYLGKDFTVRSSYGHIRDLPEKGIGIDIAKNFTPTYEVSTDKISLVKELKKMAKEAELVWLATDDDREGEAISWHLKEALELKDTKIQRIVFREITKNAILNAVQNPRTIDLDLVNAQQARRILDRLVGYELSPVLWKKIKTGLSAGRVQSVAVRLIVEREREVEKFNATSSYKVSALFDLGDGKTLVAELKDKIATEKDAEAFLKSCIGAVFTIKNLETKPAKKSPAPPFTTSTLQQEASRKLSFSVQQTMTLAQKLYEAGKITYMRTDSTALSQDAIKSATAEIESLYGKQFVQTRQYKTKSESAQEAHEAIRPTDFSVHQAGADNNEKRLYELIWKRAIASQMADAQLERTIATIDISTNKSMLYAEGEVIKFEGFLKVYLEDKDDDGEDEENKKMLPPIKVGQILNLSEMKALERFTRPAARYTEASLVKKLEELGIGRPSTYAPTISTVQKRGYVVKENRDGKERKYQELTLKVDKITTKTKTEITGAEKSKLFPTDVAMVVNDFLQSHFETIMDYSFTAKVEKEFDEIAEGKKNWAKMIDGFYQKFHQKVEETQDIKRSEVNTGRELGTHPDTGEKIFAKLGKYGAYVQVGEATDDKKPAFAKLKKGQFLETITLEEALDLFKLPRDIGTYDNETMTVAIGRFGPYVKLGSAFYSLTKDDDPYSITESRAIEIIEAKRKADSEKMILTFDENPEVQVLNGRYGAYIKVGKQNVRIPKNKDPKTLTLDECLSLAEEQAGDSKTKTATKSSSKSTTKSTTKTTNAKVTTKNASKTTTKKSSK; encoded by the coding sequence ATGCTCAAAAATTTAGTGATAGTAGAGTCCCCAGCAAAGGCAAAAACTATTGAAAAGTATTTAGGAAAAGATTTTACGGTGCGTTCAAGCTACGGACACATCAGGGATTTACCAGAAAAAGGTATTGGCATTGATATTGCCAAAAATTTTACACCCACTTACGAAGTTTCGACTGATAAAATTTCTTTGGTAAAAGAACTTAAAAAAATGGCGAAGGAAGCAGAGCTTGTATGGCTTGCAACGGACGACGACCGTGAGGGAGAAGCCATTTCTTGGCATTTAAAAGAAGCTTTGGAACTGAAAGATACTAAAATACAGCGAATTGTATTTAGAGAAATTACCAAGAATGCTATTTTAAATGCAGTTCAAAATCCAAGAACAATAGATTTAGACCTTGTAAATGCTCAACAAGCCCGTCGTATTTTAGATAGATTGGTGGGTTATGAACTTTCGCCTGTGCTTTGGAAGAAAATCAAAACAGGACTTTCAGCAGGTAGAGTACAATCGGTGGCAGTAAGACTGATTGTAGAAAGAGAAAGAGAAGTTGAGAAATTTAATGCTACATCTAGCTACAAAGTATCAGCTCTTTTCGATTTGGGAGATGGCAAAACCCTCGTGGCTGAACTCAAAGATAAAATTGCTACCGAAAAAGATGCAGAAGCATTCTTAAAAAGCTGTATAGGAGCTGTTTTTACTATTAAAAACTTAGAAACCAAACCAGCCAAAAAATCGCCAGCACCTCCATTTACTACTTCTACGCTTCAGCAAGAAGCAAGTAGAAAATTGAGTTTTTCGGTGCAACAAACCATGACACTTGCTCAAAAACTCTATGAAGCGGGTAAAATAACTTATATGCGTACCGACTCAACAGCCCTTTCACAAGATGCTATTAAATCGGCTACAGCAGAAATAGAAAGTTTATACGGAAAACAATTTGTACAAACACGCCAATACAAAACTAAATCCGAATCGGCTCAGGAGGCTCACGAAGCCATTCGCCCAACGGATTTTTCGGTACACCAAGCAGGAGCAGATAACAATGAAAAACGTTTGTACGAACTGATTTGGAAAAGAGCTATTGCATCACAAATGGCTGATGCTCAGTTAGAAAGAACGATTGCAACGATTGATATTTCTACCAATAAATCAATGTTGTACGCTGAAGGTGAGGTTATTAAGTTTGAAGGTTTCTTGAAAGTATATTTGGAAGACAAAGATGATGATGGAGAAGATGAAGAAAATAAAAAAATGCTTCCACCTATCAAAGTTGGACAGATTCTAAATCTTTCAGAAATGAAGGCTTTAGAACGCTTCACAAGACCCGCAGCTCGTTATACAGAAGCCAGTTTGGTAAAAAAACTTGAAGAATTAGGGATTGGAAGACCTTCAACGTACGCACCAACCATTTCAACAGTTCAGAAAAGGGGATATGTGGTAAAAGAAAATAGAGATGGGAAAGAGCGAAAGTATCAAGAATTAACCTTAAAAGTCGATAAAATTACGACCAAAACCAAAACGGAAATCACAGGAGCGGAAAAATCAAAACTGTTTCCAACAGATGTGGCAATGGTAGTTAATGACTTTCTACAATCTCATTTTGAAACAATTATGGATTACTCTTTTACTGCCAAAGTAGAAAAAGAGTTTGACGAAATTGCAGAAGGAAAGAAAAATTGGGCAAAAATGATAGATGGATTTTATCAGAAATTCCATCAGAAAGTAGAAGAAACTCAGGATATAAAACGTAGTGAAGTAAACACAGGTAGAGAGTTGGGTACACACCCCGATACAGGTGAAAAAATATTTGCCAAACTTGGTAAATATGGAGCTTATGTGCAAGTTGGGGAGGCAACAGACGATAAAAAACCTGCTTTTGCTAAACTTAAAAAAGGACAATTTTTAGAAACTATCACTCTTGAAGAAGCTTTAGATTTGTTTAAATTGCCCAGAGATATAGGCACTTACGATAATGAAACCATGACAGTTGCCATTGGACGTTTTGGTCCTTATGTCAAACTTGGAAGTGCATTTTATTCTCTTACCAAAGACGATGATCCTTACAGCATCACAGAAAGCAGAGCCATTGAAATTATTGAGGCGAAAAGAAAAGCGGATTCAGAAAAAATGATTTTGACATTCGATGAAAACCCTGAAGTTCAGGTACTCAATGGACGTTATGGAGCTTATATCAAGGTTGGAAAACAAAATGTACGTATTCCTAAAAATAAAGACCCTAAAACACTTACTCTGGATGAATGTTTGAGTCTTGCTGAAGAACAAGCAGGTGATTCTAAAACAAAAACAGCCACCAAGAGTTCATCTAAAAGTACTACGAAATCTACTACCAAAACAACAAATGCTAAGGTTACTACAAAAAATGCAAGTAAAACTACTACAAAAAAGAGTTCTAAATAA